From the genome of Turicibacter faecis, one region includes:
- a CDS encoding YgaP family membrane protein: MCVKNVGRTDAYIRISAGLMLISLGIMKHKGCLAALGSLKVAEGVTRYCPVLDLFNCSTMSDEELLDEALGSCVLDVEEDDDEFEELEHECGCHCDHHAEA; encoded by the coding sequence ATGTGTGTGAAAAATGTTGGGCGTACAGACGCTTATATTCGAATTAGTGCAGGGTTAATGCTCATTAGTTTAGGAATCATGAAGCATAAAGGATGTTTAGCTGCTTTAGGGAGTCTTAAAGTTGCAGAAGGGGTAACAAGATATTGCCCAGTTTTAGATCTTTTCAACTGCTCAACGATGTCTGATGAGGAATTATTAGATGAGGCATTAGGAAGTTGTGTCTTAGATGTTGAGGAAGATGATGATGAATTCGAAGAGTTAGAGCATGAATGTGGATGTCATTGTGACCATCATGCAGAGGCGTAG
- a CDS encoding CBS domain-containing protein, whose translation MNVKQFMTDGIEAITAHDTVLNASRMMKKNNIGSVPVIDDASQVIGIITDRDIVIRAFADILPMNTKVEEIMTQPVYTIKEDAEVGCAISLMADKQVRRLPVTDDEGRLVGMITLGDLAIHQLTDGRAEIALKEISEPCTNPNCDLEVDDFPL comes from the coding sequence ATGAATGTAAAACAATTTATGACTGATGGTATTGAAGCAATTACCGCTCACGATACTGTTTTAAATGCCTCTCGAATGATGAAAAAAAATAATATTGGTTCCGTTCCTGTCATCGATGATGCTTCACAGGTCATCGGTATTATTACAGATCGTGATATTGTCATCCGGGCGTTCGCTGATATCCTCCCTATGAATACTAAAGTCGAAGAAATCATGACGCAACCCGTTTACACCATTAAAGAAGATGCAGAAGTCGGATGCGCCATCTCACTCATGGCCGATAAACAGGTGCGCCGCCTCCCCGTTACGGACGATGAGGGGAGATTAGTTGGAATGATTACCCTTGGTGATTTGGCCATCCACCAATTGACGGATGGGCGTGCTGAAATTGCACTAAAAGAAATATCTGAACCTTGTACAAACCCTAATTGCGACTTAGAGGTTGACGATTTTCCACTATAA
- a CDS encoding YunC family protein: MSVLNINKINIEGYEFLTYEVALPKTTLFIVSHETVGYIMCAALDIDFFNNSEKLRARKIIAGRAEGVRSIQQLLDAPLAKVTVACEELGIKPGTIGRDALVLMAKSVEK, encoded by the coding sequence ATGAGTGTGCTAAACATAAATAAAATTAACATTGAAGGTTATGAATTCTTAACTTATGAGGTAGCGTTACCTAAAACTACATTATTTATTGTGTCACATGAAACGGTGGGTTATATCATGTGTGCGGCTCTTGATATTGATTTCTTTAATAATAGTGAAAAGTTAAGAGCTCGTAAAATTATTGCAGGGCGTGCAGAAGGAGTTCGTAGTATTCAACAACTTTTAGATGCTCCGCTTGCGAAAGTAACGGTTGCTTGCGAGGAGTTAGGAATTAAACCGGGGACAATTGGTAGAGATGCCTTAGTGTTAATGGCAAAGAGCGTTGAAAAATAG
- the glgB gene encoding 1,4-alpha-glucan branching protein GlgB codes for MFEFELAQENRNSFKNEIKSSLVKKVKPYCEFTDIDRYFFSEGTHKQLYKKFGAHVVRDESGILGTYFCVYAPHAKHVAVVGDFNHWNGELHGMIGENGIWSLYIPKLQEGHLYKYEITTSWGEKILKADPYAFYAENRPNTASMIYDIEGFEWTDEKWVNKRRQSNIFEQPLNIYELHLGSWRRGEELVETESFHTYAEIADDLIQYVLDHSYTHIELMPLYEHPFDGSWGYQATGYYAASSRYGEPKDLMMFINRCHEAGIGVIMDWVPGHFCRDAHGLYKFDGEAVYEYPFDDAAVSEWGTANFDLAKGEVRSFLISNALFWMKYYHVDGFRVDAVANIIYWGGNKERGENHGAIEFLKRMNTEIFAEDDKVLMIAEDSTSYPLVTAPVSVGGLGFSYKWNMGWMNDTLDYIELDNIYRPYHHNYITFAMAYAYSENFVLPFSHDEVVHGKKSLVDKAPGDYWQKMAQYRLLCTYQMTLPGKKLNFMANEIAQFHEWKDKEQVDWHLLTYPAHDASNRYIKDLNKVYLNDAAFWELDHSFEGFEWIDVNNNEQSMFSYIRRAKDSEDFVVVVLNFKPVSYHNYRLGVPKEGEYVEVLNSDRNYYHGSNQYNGLPLVASEGICHGKPYFIEMTIPPYGAVILKYRAKKMEEVVLEEEELIETMEAEMEV; via the coding sequence ATGTTTGAATTTGAATTAGCACAGGAAAATCGCAACTCATTTAAAAATGAAATTAAAAGTAGCTTAGTAAAAAAGGTGAAACCTTATTGCGAATTTACGGATATCGATCGCTACTTTTTTAGCGAGGGGACACATAAGCAACTTTATAAAAAGTTTGGGGCACATGTTGTTCGTGACGAATCAGGAATTTTAGGAACATACTTTTGTGTTTATGCGCCTCATGCTAAACACGTGGCAGTTGTTGGTGATTTTAATCATTGGAATGGAGAATTGCATGGTATGATTGGAGAGAATGGAATCTGGTCACTTTACATTCCAAAATTGCAAGAGGGTCATTTATATAAATATGAAATTACAACATCATGGGGGGAAAAAATCCTTAAAGCCGATCCTTACGCTTTTTATGCGGAAAATCGTCCAAATACGGCTTCAATGATTTATGATATTGAAGGATTTGAGTGGACAGATGAGAAGTGGGTTAACAAACGCCGACAATCTAATATTTTTGAACAACCGTTAAATATTTATGAATTACACCTAGGATCTTGGCGTCGTGGGGAAGAGCTAGTAGAGACAGAATCTTTTCATACTTATGCTGAAATCGCGGATGATTTAATTCAATATGTCTTAGATCATAGCTATACGCATATCGAATTAATGCCACTTTATGAACATCCATTTGATGGGTCTTGGGGATACCAAGCAACAGGATATTACGCAGCGAGTAGCCGTTACGGGGAACCAAAGGATCTCATGATGTTTATTAATCGATGCCACGAAGCAGGAATTGGTGTTATTATGGACTGGGTTCCAGGACATTTCTGCCGTGATGCACATGGTCTTTATAAATTTGATGGGGAAGCAGTTTACGAATATCCATTTGATGATGCGGCCGTTTCAGAATGGGGAACAGCTAACTTTGATTTAGCTAAAGGAGAAGTACGTAGTTTCTTAATTTCAAATGCTTTATTTTGGATGAAGTACTACCATGTCGATGGATTCCGTGTTGATGCCGTGGCAAATATTATTTATTGGGGTGGAAATAAGGAGCGTGGTGAAAATCACGGTGCCATTGAATTCTTAAAACGTATGAATACTGAAATCTTTGCCGAGGATGATAAAGTATTAATGATTGCTGAGGATTCAACAAGCTATCCATTAGTCACTGCACCAGTTTCTGTTGGCGGGTTAGGATTTAGTTACAAATGGAATATGGGATGGATGAACGATACATTAGACTATATTGAATTAGATAATATTTATCGTCCATATCATCATAACTACATTACTTTTGCAATGGCATACGCCTATAGTGAAAACTTTGTCTTACCATTTTCGCATGATGAAGTTGTCCATGGGAAGAAATCATTAGTTGATAAAGCTCCAGGAGATTACTGGCAAAAAATGGCCCAATATCGTTTGTTATGTACTTACCAAATGACATTACCAGGTAAGAAGTTGAACTTTATGGCCAATGAAATTGCTCAATTCCATGAGTGGAAAGATAAGGAGCAAGTGGACTGGCATTTATTAACATATCCGGCTCATGATGCGTCAAATCGATATATTAAAGATTTAAATAAAGTCTATTTAAATGATGCAGCGTTTTGGGAATTAGATCATTCATTTGAGGGATTTGAATGGATTGACGTTAATAATAATGAGCAAAGTATGTTCTCTTATATTCGCCGTGCGAAAGATTCTGAGGATTTTGTCGTAGTTGTGCTAAACTTCAAACCAGTTTCTTACCATAACTATCGTCTTGGTGTTCCAAAAGAAGGAGAATATGTAGAGGTTTTAAATAGTGATCGTAATTATTATCATGGATCAAATCAATATAATGGATTACCATTGGTTGCATCTGAGGGAATCTGTCATGGAAAACCATACTTTATTGAAATGACAATTCCACCATATGGGGCAGTTATTTTAAAGTATCGTGCTAAAAAGATGGAAGAGGTTGTTTTAGAGGAAGAAGAATTAATTGAGACAATGGAAGCAGAGATGGAAGTTTAA
- a CDS encoding glucose-1-phosphate adenylyltransferase — MAVNSVAMILAGGKGTRLKELTIHRPKPAVSFAGKYRLIDFVLSNCTNSGIDQVGVLTQYEPLELNSYIGEGSSWDLDVHGASVTLMGPYTSRDYGFLWQGGTAEAVILNMPFIEQYNPDYLLVLSADHIYKMDYRKLIDYHIEKGSQLTISTIRVPEEETKRFGMLKVNHENRVIEFEEKPQKTESRLASMGVYVFSWKKFKDDIIHKYQRHLYEGVDFAQDVIPYFIETNSAVFAYEYKGYWRDVGTVEGYWKAHMDLLDSDNDLNLHDYSWPIFSKTPNLPPHHILKDAKVRNAWINEGSMVFGEVYDSIIGHRCIIQERSIVEKSVILTSAQIEHDCHISYAVIGDDVVIPAHTEIHGDETNIVLVTNDNLEEILEHQGRGEDHEK; from the coding sequence ATGGCAGTTAATAGTGTCGCTATGATATTAGCTGGGGGGAAAGGAACCCGATTAAAAGAGCTAACCATTCATCGTCCTAAGCCTGCCGTATCATTTGCAGGAAAGTATCGTCTAATAGACTTTGTCCTAAGTAATTGTACAAATTCAGGAATTGATCAGGTTGGGGTATTAACACAATATGAACCGTTAGAATTAAATAGTTATATTGGAGAGGGGAGTTCATGGGATCTTGATGTCCATGGGGCATCTGTTACATTAATGGGTCCTTATACGTCTCGTGATTATGGGTTCTTATGGCAAGGGGGAACAGCGGAGGCTGTCATATTAAATATGCCGTTTATTGAGCAATATAACCCAGATTATTTATTAGTTTTATCGGCAGATCATATTTATAAAATGGATTATCGTAAGCTGATTGACTATCATATTGAAAAGGGATCTCAATTGACAATTTCAACGATTCGTGTTCCCGAAGAAGAGACTAAAAGATTTGGAATGCTGAAGGTTAATCATGAAAATCGAGTGATAGAGTTTGAAGAAAAGCCTCAGAAAACAGAAAGTCGTTTAGCATCGATGGGGGTCTATGTTTTTAGTTGGAAGAAGTTTAAAGATGATATTATTCATAAGTATCAAAGACATCTTTATGAGGGGGTCGACTTTGCTCAAGATGTTATTCCTTACTTTATCGAGACGAACTCAGCTGTGTTTGCTTATGAGTACAAAGGGTACTGGCGCGATGTTGGAACGGTTGAAGGTTATTGGAAAGCACACATGGATTTATTGGATTCCGATAATGATTTAAATCTTCATGATTATAGTTGGCCTATTTTCTCAAAAACACCTAACCTCCCGCCACATCATATCTTAAAGGATGCGAAGGTCCGAAATGCTTGGATTAATGAGGGAAGCATGGTTTTCGGTGAAGTATATGATTCAATCATCGGTCATCGTTGCATTATTCAAGAGCGTTCCATTGTTGAAAAAAGTGTCATTTTAACAAGTGCTCAAATTGAACATGATTGCCATATTAGTTATGCTGTTATCGGGGATGACGTTGTGATTCCGGCTCATACTGAGATTCATGGCGATGAAACGAATATTGTTTTGGTGACAAATGATAATTTAGAAGAAATTCTTGAGCATCAGGGGAGGGGAGAAGATCATGAAAAATAA
- a CDS encoding glycogen/starch synthase codes for MKNKALCVIDGTNTSQSLQNLLNQRCVAALPFAGRYRLVDFALSNAVHSGITNVSIFPDGDYHSLSDHIRSGKFWGLDRKVDGLFLLPPKKEVSAIANTLTFARMREYIEYFLRSRQKYVVLYHANIITTIPFEELVQSHIDSKSDVTQVHYRNKPVNIFVLSREYLIDLILKYEISPYQTVLDLVEMNDGIKINRYEHRIYTRTIDSILSYYRANLDMLHYEYGFQIFLLERPVLTKTKDESPTFYTKQADVTNSMIANGCRIEGKVENCVLFRDVTIKRGAIVRNSVILPRTVIGENSIIEQVITDKHVYISDGARLSGQEYTPIVIGKGQRVIGNKGISVAQISTECVPFYKTGGLADVTFELTQELINQGLNVDVILPLFNSLSDRYQENLSHELRSVAVIGKLDVPYDVYRYTKDGINYYFISCGELTREKLYGYRDDCQRYELYCYLALDFIEKSGHKYDIIHSHDWLTGLVPYFMKNVFAKRSNHFMFTKTVFTIHNIHYQGICDVSDLAIISQFDSIPNEVMLFEKVNFMKTAIVTSDEVTTVSETYCNEICYPYFAEGLDRFIVARKDHLHGILNGINYNYNNPATDLSIYKRYTPKTVENKKENKCQMQRELGLPVNPNVPVIGMVSRLVEQKGFDLILKVFEELMNENVQFVLLGDGDYKYTSFFKAMAQKYPNKVSVNIGFYSYNSQMIYAGSDLFLMPSRFEPCGISQMIALKYGTIPVVRETGGLKDTIIPYNEFIQHGNGFGFAHYNAHDMLFTLKRAINFYHMPEHWDKLVQSAMSQDLSWKNSTEKYINLYRNLINEE; via the coding sequence ATGAAAAATAAGGCATTGTGTGTGATTGATGGAACGAATACTTCCCAATCGCTTCAAAACTTACTAAATCAGCGTTGTGTGGCTGCCCTACCTTTTGCAGGACGTTATCGTTTAGTCGATTTCGCCCTATCGAATGCCGTCCATTCTGGGATTACAAATGTATCAATTTTTCCGGATGGGGACTATCACTCATTAAGTGACCACATCCGATCAGGAAAATTTTGGGGACTTGATCGTAAAGTCGATGGGCTATTCTTGCTTCCTCCTAAAAAAGAGGTAAGTGCCATTGCAAATACTCTCACTTTTGCTCGAATGAGGGAATATATTGAATATTTCCTTCGTTCCCGACAAAAATATGTGGTTTTATACCATGCCAATATTATTACGACCATTCCATTTGAAGAATTGGTTCAGTCACATATCGATTCCAAATCAGATGTGACTCAGGTTCATTATCGGAATAAACCGGTTAATATTTTTGTTTTATCACGTGAATATTTAATTGATTTAATTTTAAAATATGAAATTTCCCCTTATCAAACGGTTCTTGATTTAGTTGAAATGAATGACGGGATTAAAATTAATCGTTATGAGCATCGTATTTACACGCGGACCATTGATTCTATTTTGTCGTACTATCGAGCAAATCTTGATATGCTACACTATGAGTATGGGTTTCAAATTTTCTTGCTTGAGCGTCCCGTTCTTACGAAGACAAAAGATGAATCACCGACGTTTTATACGAAACAGGCCGATGTCACCAATTCAATGATTGCAAATGGGTGTCGAATTGAAGGTAAGGTTGAAAACTGTGTGCTATTTCGGGATGTAACGATTAAACGAGGGGCCATTGTTAGAAACTCGGTTATTTTACCTCGAACGGTTATTGGGGAAAATAGTATTATTGAACAGGTCATTACGGATAAGCACGTTTATATTAGTGACGGGGCTCGCCTGAGTGGTCAAGAGTATACCCCTATTGTTATTGGAAAGGGACAGCGAGTGATTGGTAATAAAGGAATTAGCGTCGCTCAAATCTCAACTGAATGTGTACCATTCTATAAAACGGGGGGACTCGCTGATGTAACGTTTGAACTCACACAGGAACTTATTAATCAGGGGTTAAATGTAGATGTTATTTTACCACTTTTTAACTCATTGTCTGATCGATACCAGGAAAATTTAAGTCATGAATTAAGATCGGTTGCTGTGATAGGGAAATTGGATGTTCCTTATGATGTTTATCGTTATACGAAAGATGGAATTAATTATTATTTCATTTCATGTGGGGAGTTAACACGTGAAAAATTATATGGTTATCGTGATGATTGTCAACGTTATGAATTATACTGTTATCTCGCTTTAGATTTTATTGAAAAAAGCGGACATAAATACGATATTATTCATTCTCATGACTGGTTAACGGGTCTAGTTCCATATTTCATGAAAAATGTATTCGCAAAAAGAAGCAATCACTTTATGTTTACAAAAACAGTGTTTACGATTCATAATATTCATTATCAAGGAATATGCGATGTATCGGATTTAGCCATTATTTCGCAATTTGATTCGATACCAAATGAAGTGATGCTATTTGAAAAAGTCAACTTTATGAAAACGGCTATTGTAACAAGTGATGAGGTGACAACCGTTTCTGAAACTTATTGTAATGAAATTTGTTATCCATATTTTGCGGAGGGGCTTGATCGCTTTATTGTCGCACGAAAAGATCATTTACATGGTATTTTAAATGGGATTAATTATAATTATAATAATCCGGCAACGGATTTGAGTATTTATAAACGATATACACCGAAGACCGTTGAAAATAAGAAAGAGAATAAATGTCAAATGCAACGTGAATTAGGACTTCCAGTGAATCCAAATGTGCCGGTCATTGGAATGGTTTCGCGTTTAGTTGAACAAAAGGGGTTTGATCTTATTTTAAAGGTCTTTGAAGAACTCATGAATGAAAATGTTCAATTCGTTTTATTAGGCGATGGGGATTACAAATATACGAGTTTCTTTAAGGCAATGGCCCAAAAGTACCCGAATAAGGTTTCTGTAAATATCGGATTTTACTCATATAATTCTCAAATGATCTATGCAGGAAGTGACCTTTTCTTAATGCCTTCACGTTTTGAACCGTGTGGGATTAGCCAAATGATAGCATTAAAATATGGAACGATCCCGGTTGTAAGGGAAACAGGGGGATTAAAGGATACTATTATTCCATATAATGAATTTATTCAACATGGAAATGGATTCGGTTTTGCTCACTATAACGCGCATGATATGTTGTTTACATTAAAGCGTGCGATTAATTTTTATCATATGCCTGAACATTGGGATAAATTAGTTCAGAGTGCCATGAGTCAAGATTTAAGTTGGAAAAATTCAACGGAAAAATATATTAATCTTTATAGAAATTTAATTAATGAAGAGTAG